The genomic interval AACTACAGCTTCACTGGAAATATCGGTGCAGATGTGGTGGCGCTGAATAATCCTGTAACAGGTGTTTATGATCTGAAAGAAGCAGGCAACAGAACAGTAAGTGTGAGCGGCATTGCCTTAACAGGTGCTGATGCAGCGAACTATACGCTTTCTACCACTAGCTTAACTGCTCCGGGTACGATTACCGCAGCTACCATTATACCAGTACTTGCCGGAACGATTACCAAGGTTTATGACGGCAATACCACTGCTGCGTTAACAGGCGCGAATTACAGCTTCACCGGGAATATCGGTGCAGATGTGGTGGCATTGAATAATCCTGCAGCCGGAACTTACGACCTGAAAGAAGCAGGCAACAGAACAGTCAGCGTAAACGGCATTACTTTAACAGGTGCTGATGCAGCGAACTATACACTTTCTACGACGAGCTTAACTGCTCCGGGTACAATTACCGCAGCTACCATTATCCCGGTACTTGCCGGAACGATTACCAAGGTTTATGATGGCAATACCACTGCTGCGTTAACAGGTGCGAATTACAGCTTCACTGGTAATGTCGGTGCGGATGTGGTGGCAATCACCAATCCTGCTACAGGAACTTATGACCTGAAAGAAGCAGGCAACAGAACAGTAAGCGTAAACGGCATTGCGTTAACGGGTGCTGATGCAGCGAACTATACGCTTTCTACCACGAGCTTAACTGCTCCGGGTACAATTACTGCGGCTACTATTATACCAGTACTTGCCGGAACAATTACCAAAGTTTATGATGGCAATACCGCTGCTGCGCTGACGGGTACGAACTACAGCTTCACTGGAAATATCGGTGCAGATGTGGTGGCGCTGAATAATCCTGTAACAGGTGTTTATGATCTGAAAGAAGCAGGCAACAGAACAGTAAGTGTGAACGGCATTGCGTTAACGGGTGCTGATGCAGCGAACTATACGCTTTCTACAACGAGCTTAACTGCTCCGGGTACGATCACTGCGGCTACCATTATACCAGTGCTTGCCGGAACAATTACCAAAGTTTATGATGGCAATACTGCTGCTGCGCTAACAGGTGCGAATTACAGCTTTAGCGGAAATATTAGTGCAGATGATGTGGCACTGAATAATCCTGCAGCTGGAACTTACGACCTGAAAGAAGCAGGCAACAGAACAGTAAGCGTGAGCGGCATTACCTTAACAGGTGCTGATGCTGCGAATTATACGCTTTCTACAACGAGCTTAACTGCGCCGGGTACAATCACTGCGGCTACCATTATACCAGTGCTTGCCGGAACAATTACCAAAGTTTATGATGGCAATACTGCAGCTGTATTAGCTGCTGCGAATTACAGCTTTAGCGGAAATATTGGTGCAGACGATGTTGCACTGAATAATCCTGCAGCTGGAACTTACGACCTGAAAGAAGCAGGCAACAGAACAGTAAGCGTGAGCGGAATTACCTTAACAGGTGCTGATGCTTTAAATTATACGCTTTCTACTACGAGCTTAACTGCTCCTGGTACGATTACCTCAGCTACCATTATACCGGTACTTGCAGGAACGATCACTAAGGTTTATGACGGCAATACTGCAGCTGTATTAACTGCTGCGAATTACAGCTTTAGCGGAAATATTGGTGCGGATGATGTTGCACTGAATAATCCTGCAGCTGGAACTTACGACCTGAAAGAAGCAGGTAACAGAACGGTAAGCGTAAGCGGAATTACTTTAACAGGTGCTGATGCTGCGAACTACACCATTTCAACCACAAGTTTAACTGCTCCGGGTACAATTACCTCAGCTACCATTATTCCAGTGCTTGCTGGAACGATTACCAAGGTTTATGATGGCAATACAACTGCTGCACTGACGGGTTCAAACTATAGCTTTACTGGAAAAATTGGTGGGGATGATGTGGCGATAACAAATCCTGCAGCTGGAACTTATGACCTGAAAGAAGTGGGGAACAGAACGGTAAGCGTAAGCGGAATTAACTTAACAGGTGCTGATGCGGCGAACTACACCATTTCAACAACAAGTTTAACTGCTCCGGGTACAATCACTTCGGCTACGATTATCCCTGTCCTGGCAGGAACGATTACCAAGGTTTATGATGGCAATACAACTGCTGCACTGACGGGTTCAAACTATAGCTTTACTGGAAATATTGGCGCAGATAATGTAGCCTTAAATAATCCTGCAGCTGGAACTTATGACCAGAAAGAAGCAGGTAACAGAACAGTAAGCGTGAACGGCATTACCTTAACAGGTGCTGATGCTGCGAACTACACACTTTCTACTACAAGTTTAACAGCTCCGGGTACAATTACCTCAGCTACGATTATCCCTGTACTGGCAGGAACGATTAGTAAGGTTTATGATGGTAATACGACTGCTGCACTGACGGGTTCTAATTATAGCTTCACTGGAAATATTGGCGGTGATGATGTGGCTTTAAACAATCCTGCTGCCGGAACTTATGACCTGAAAGAAGTGGGCAACAGAACAGTGAGTGTGAGCGGTATTACCTTAACAGGTACTGATGCTGTGAATTACACCATTTCTACAACAAGTTTAACAGCTCCGGGTACGATTACCTCAGCTACGATTATCCCTGTACTGGCAGGAACGATTACCAAAGTTTATGATGGCAATACGACTGCTGCACTGACGGGTTCGAACTATAGCTTCACTGGTAAAATTGGTGCTGACCAGGTAGCGATCAACAATCCTGCTTCCGGAACTTACAACCTGAAGGATGTAGGCAACAGAACAGTAAATGTGAACGGAATTGCCTTAACAGGTGCTGATGCGGGTAATTATACACTTTCGTCGACCAGTCTTACTGCTCCGGGAACAATTACTGCGGCAGCAATTACACCTGTACTTGCTGGTACCATTACCAAGGTTTACGATGGTAATGCAACGGCAACTTTAACGGGCGCTAACTATAGCTTTACTGGCCAGGTAAGCGGAGAAAATGTAACCTTGAACAATCCTGCTGCCGGAACTTATAACAATGCATTGGTTGCAACAGGTAAAACAGTAACCGTGAACGGAATTACACTGACCGGAACTGATGCCGGTAACTATGTACTGACTACAACTAGTTTGACAAGTGCAAATGGTGTGATTACTGCTCAGCCTTTAACAATTACGGCCGATAACAAGCAAATGATACAAGGTACTGTTGTACCAGTGTTAACCTTAACCTATAGCGGTTTTGTAAATGGAGAAAACAGCAGTGTATTGCTTACGCCTGCTAATTTAAATACTACGGCTACCAACAGTTCGGTAGCAGGTAATTATCCGATTACGGTAAGTGGGGCAACAGCAGCCAATTATGCGATTACTTTTGTGAATGGAATATTGACGGTAAGTCCGGGTGTACCTACAAGTATCAGCCTTGCTGCGGTGCCATTATATGAAAACAAACCTGCGGGAGCTTTGGCGGGAACATTAAGCAGCACCTCGCTTGATCCGAATGCAGTTTTCACTTATACACTGGTGAGTGGTAGTGGAGATACTGACAATGCGTTGTTCACGATTACCGGTGATCAGATAAAAACAACTGCAAGTCTGAGCTACAAACAGAAATCAGCTTACAGCATTTTAGTGAGAAGCACAACTCAGTATGGTTTAACGCTGGATAAACAGTTTACGATTAACCTGATTGATGTAAACGAAGTGCCAACATTGAATCCTATTGCTGATGTGACGCAATGCAATACGACCAGCAGACAAACTATTGCTTTAACAGGGATAACTCCGGGCCCTGAAACAAGTCAGACTACGACACTTACTGTACGTGCCGATAAACCGGCTATGTTCAGCGACCTGAGTGTAAGCCAGGGTACTGGTGGGAATGGAACATTGACTTACCGTTTAGCTAACCAGACTGTTTCGGGAACTGTAAATATTACAGTGACTGTAAAAGATAACGGTGGAACAGCAAATGGAGGAGTGGATACTTACAGCAGAACTTTTGTACTGACTGTTAATCCATTGCCGGTGTTGAGTATTGTTTCTTCAGCAGGTTTGGAAATATCGAAAGGTATAACCACTACATTGACTGCAAGTGGCGGTACAAGTTATGTATGGGCTGATGCTGCAGGCATAATCAGCGGACAAAATACGGCGGTTCTGACTATCAGGCCATCACGTACTGCTTCTTATACGGTTACAGCATTGAATGCTTCGGGTTGCAGCAGCACACAGTTGATTACCATCAAAGTGCTGGATGATTACAGAACTATTGATGCAACGAATATTATAACACCTAACGGGGATGGGGTGAATGACAAATTCATCATCAGAAATATTGATATGTATCCTGATAATGTGGTTAAAATATTTGACCGTGCTGGAAGACTGCTTTATACTAAACAAGGATATGATAATAGCTGGGACGGAACAATTAGTGGTAATCCTTTAAGTGAAGGTACTTACTTCTATGTATTGGATTTTGGTGACGGCAGAGGCAAGATTAAAGGCTTCATTACGCTGGTAAGGAACAATTAATAATTAAAGTTATGAAAAGGAATATAGCAATATGGGGATTGATGACGGGGCTGTTTTTATTTACTGCTAAACAGTCTAAAGCACAATTAAATCCGCTGGCAGCAATGTATTATCAGAATCAATATCTGGGTAATCCTGCAATGGTTGGAATTGACAGAGGTCTGTCTTTTAACCTGGGTTATCGCGCACAATGGAATGGAACACCTGGATCACCTGTTACCCAATCGGTAACAGGTAATTACGGGGTTACTGATAGAATGGGATTAGGTATTAACGTGAGTAATGACAAAATTGGATTGCAGCGCTGGACAAGGGCAGTAGGATCTTATGCGTATCATTTACCACTGAATGGAAATGGAGATCAATTACATTTTGGTTTATCTTTTGGTTTTTCGAATGAAAGACTGAATGAAAACCTGGTTAATGGTGATCCGACTGATGTGGGTATCAGTCAGTATAACCAGCGATCGACTTATGTTGATGGAGATTTTGGTATTGCTTATACGGCAAACAGACTTACTTTACAAGCTGCATTACCTAATCTGAAAAGTGTTTTTCATAAAAATGACCTGAATAATCTGTCGGATCAGGCTACTTTCTATACCGCAGCTAGTTACCGGTTGTCACTCAGCGAAGGTGAAGAAGGGGTCGATGTTGAACCTAAAGTGGCTTTAAGAGGTGTAAAAGGATACAAAGATATATTTGACGCAGGTGCAAATCTTGTTTTTGCCAATAAAAGAGTCAATGTATATGGCCTGTACCACTCTACAGAAAGTTATACTTTCGGTGTGGGGATGCAATACCAGGGATTGAACCTCAGTGGTTCATATACTTCTGGTACTTCGGCATTAAGAGGTTACGTGGATGGTAATTTTGAACTGAGCTTAAGGATTCGCGTGTTTTAGCAGCTTATGGCAGCATAAATAAAAAATTAGTAAGATTGCAAATGTGGGTTATGTTGTTTTAGGTATAAAATACTTAAGGTAACATAGCCCACATTTTTTTTATAGTCTGCAGTATTCAAACAAATTTTTTAAATATATTTGAACCTTTAAGACCTTGTACAGTCTATCTTTTAATGAAAATGCAAAAAGCACTTAATACCTTAATTAAATTCACCCTGATGCTGGTCATTATTTTTGGCTTAAACGGAAGAGTGATTGCAAGGTATGCAGATGGTTTTTTTCATAAAGGAGCTTCAACTGAAATCGGAACTTTAAAAACTCCAATGTGCAGAGCTAGTGTTGTGCATTGCAGATTACTTTATTCTGAACAGGATTTTCAATCGGTTGTATTACCGTCTGCCGGATTTAAAACGGATTTAGTACCGCCTGTTCTCGTGGTAGTAAAGGCATATCAAGTATTATATACCACCAAAAGTCTGAGTGGCCATGAATTTCAGCTCCTCCCATTACGGGCTCCGCCTTATTGCTAAAATAGTTTAATAAGCGGACCTGATTTCTCCGTTTCCTTTTTTTAATTCCAGTTAACTCCATCTATGTTAATCTGGTAATCTTGTATATAGTCAATTTTATTGGCTATGACTCTTTCTAAAGACGACATGAACATTTTCAAAACTCCTTTAGCCATACTGGCTTCCCTGGTTATCTTTTCCTCTTGTGGAAATCATAAAAAAGATAAAACCGCCGATCAGGTTAAACCATATCCTGTAGTTACACTCTCGCCTCAAACCGCCAATATTTATACTGATTATCCTGCAACCATACAGGGAATACAGAATATTGAGATACGTCCAAAAATAGATGGATATGTAGCAGACATTTTTGTGGATGAAGGTGCATCAGTAAAAAAAGGGCAATTGCTCTTTAGAATTAATGCCCCGCAATATGAGCAGGATGTGAAAACAACAGAAGCCAATATAAAAATAGCACAGGCAGATGTGAATGCGGCACGAATGAATGTTGATAAGGTAAAGCCACTGGTTGATGAAGATATTGTGAGCCCTTATCAGCTTGAATCAGCAAAATATACACTGGAATCGAAACAAGGTGCGCTTGCACAAGCTAACGCAGCAATGAATAATGCGAAAACAAACCTGAGCTATACCCAGATTTTTAGCCCGGTAGATGGTGTAATCGGTATCCTTCCTTATAAAATTGGAAGTTTGGTGAGCAGCACCACTGCCAATCCGCTGACTACAGTATCAAATATTGAAAGTATTTATGCTTATTTCTCTATTAATGAAAGACAGGGGCTTGACTTTTTCCTCGCGGCCAAAGGAGTGACCATGCAGCAGAAATTAACCACTTTACCTCCGGTTAACCTGGTGCTTGCCAATGGGAATATACTGCCGGCTGCGGGAAAAGTTGAAACTGCAAGTGGTTTAATTAATGCCCAGACCGGGTCTATCAATATGAGAGCAACTTTTCCTAACCATGATGGACTGGTGCGCAGTGGTAGCAGCGCTGTAGTCAGGATTCCCAGAAAAATGAATTCAGCTTTACTCATTCCACAGAAAGCTACCTATCAGATTCAGGGAAAATTATTTGTTTATGTAGTAGACAAGTCAAACAAAGTGAATTCTGTGGAAATTACAACTGCGGCCAGTACTGATGATGCCTATGTAATTCAGAAAGGATTAAAAGCAGGTGACAGAATAGTAGCAGACGGTATTTCGAACCTGAGAGAAGGGCTGGAAATTAAACCAACAAAATAATTTAAGAAATATCAGCATATGTTAAAGCTATTTATTGAACGTCCGGTGTTATCAACCGTGGTCTCTATTATTATAGTGACCCTGGGGATACTCGGACTTGTTTCCCTCCCGATTTCCCAGTATCCTGATATTGCACCCCCAACTGTACAAGTATCGGCCAATTACAGCGGTGCAAATGCAGATGTGGTACTAAAAAGTGTAATTGTACCTCTTGAACAGCAAATCAACGGGGTCGAAGATATGGACTATATTACCTCTACTGCCGGTAACGACGGATCAGGAAATATAACCGTAAGTTTTAAAATTGGCAGTGACCCGAATATGGCAGCTGTTAATGTGCAGAACGCTGTTTCGCGCGCTACCCCACTATTACCTCAGGAAGTAACTAAAGCCGGTGTTACTGTTCAGAAAAAACAAACCAGTACGTTGTTGATCTTTTCGGTTTATAGTGATAACCCGGCTTATGATCAGACCTTCCTGCAGAATTATGTAGATATAAATATTATACCTGAAGTGAAAAGGATTCAGGGGGTTGGTGATGCTTCTGCCTCTGGCCAGATGGATTATTCGATGCGGATCTGGCTTAATCCCCAGGCTATGGCTTCTTATGGGCTGGTACCAGCAGATGTGACTGCGGCTCTTGCTGATCAGAATATACAGGCCGCTCCAGGACAGTTTGGAGAGCGCGGAGGACAGGCTTTTCAGTATGTGATCAAATATCCGGGTACACTGGCAGATACCGCACAATTTGGAAATATCGTGATCCGTTCCAATGACCGCAGCCGTTTGTTAAGGCTTAAGGATATTGCCAGGATACAGCTCGGTGCATTAAGTTATTTTAACAGCACAAGGACTAATGGTCATCCTGCGGTATCTATTAACGTAGCACAGGTAGCAGGTTCAAATGCGCGTGAAGTGATCCAGCAGACACTTAAAGTAATGAATAAGGCTTCTCAAACTTTTCCCAGGGGCATACATTATGTCGTTTTGCAGAGTGTCGATGACTTTTTAACGGCCTCTATTGAGAAGGTACTGCATACCTTACTGGAGGCATTTATACTGGTTTTTGTGGTCGTCTTCGTCTTT from Pedobacter sp. WC2423 carries:
- a CDS encoding YDG domain-containing protein, with translation MEIFIQRIIKGMLLSLIILTSISYNADAQTCTFGKGDVIITGYDLQDGGTPSGQDDRFSFLLLRQIPAGTDIFFTDFGWTSSNAFQPEAQATTDGVIKWTSDKSYPAGTEIYVFCKYQLLAFDKTNAPAGTVTGIVESVATRGNPVGPNHQYMSLGIFSGDQIFAFTGSVATPTLLAGISMNHDNGGGTSGWDATLTAGTFAADRSVLPPALANGAQNLSIVSHTDGGDPTFNTGFTARYRLTLPGITSGTPAVILTQLNNVANWEVKDDGTSFSPFLAGETFTVSGASFTANPADKLSQCAGSGTSFTATAANFCSLKWQLSTDGGTNYADIADAGVYSGSATATLTISNVNGLNNNRYRLNANGSSGIVSSTGALLTLSSQVINLSPVLASGTYKTAYSQSVTIASGGGAPYVYSLASGTLPAGLTISSAGVISGTPTAAGTFNFTVNVTGACVSSGSQAFSLVIAPKVVTATFAAVTKAYNGDAVANVVFNPLDAGSGVVAPDVVSVTYTSAAYNTAGVGINKPVTLTGLALTGANSASYTLNPVVVTGTITTATIVPSLVLPITKVYDGNTTAALTSANYSFTGKVGAEDVALNNPATGTYALKDIGNRLVSVTGLTLTGTNAANYTLSTTSISATGTITAATIVPSLVVPITKVYDGNTTAALTGANYTFTGKVGAENVALNNPATGTYALKDAGNRLVSVTGLALTGTDAGNYILSTTNVSATGTINQATIVPVLAGTITKVYDGNTTAALTGTNYSFTGKVGVENVALNNPANGTYALKDIGNRLVSVTGLALTGTDAANYTLSTTSLTAPGTITAATIVPVLAGTITKVYDGNTTAALTGSNYSFTGKIGTEDVALNNPAAGAYDLKEAGNRTVSVSGITLTGTDAANYTLSTTSLTAPGTITAATIIPVLAGTITKVYDGNTTAALTGANYSFTGNIGADVVALNNPVTGAYDLKEAGNRTVSVNGIALTGADAANYTLSTTSLTAPGTITAATIIPVLAGTITKVYDGNTTAALTGTNYSFTGNIGADVVALNNPVTGVYDLKEAGNRTVSVSGIALTGADAANYTLSTTSLTAPGTITAATIIPVLAGTITKVYDGNTTAALTGANYSFTGNIGADVVALNNPAAGTYDLKEAGNRTVSVNGITLTGADAANYTLSTTSLTAPGTITAATIIPVLAGTITKVYDGNTTAALTGANYSFTGNVGADVVAITNPATGTYDLKEAGNRTVSVNGIALTGADAANYTLSTTSLTAPGTITAATIIPVLAGTITKVYDGNTAAALTGTNYSFTGNIGADVVALNNPVTGVYDLKEAGNRTVSVNGIALTGADAANYTLSTTSLTAPGTITAATIIPVLAGTITKVYDGNTAAALTGANYSFSGNISADDVALNNPAAGTYDLKEAGNRTVSVSGITLTGADAANYTLSTTSLTAPGTITAATIIPVLAGTITKVYDGNTAAVLAAANYSFSGNIGADDVALNNPAAGTYDLKEAGNRTVSVSGITLTGADALNYTLSTTSLTAPGTITSATIIPVLAGTITKVYDGNTAAVLTAANYSFSGNIGADDVALNNPAAGTYDLKEAGNRTVSVSGITLTGADAANYTISTTSLTAPGTITSATIIPVLAGTITKVYDGNTTAALTGSNYSFTGKIGGDDVAITNPAAGTYDLKEVGNRTVSVSGINLTGADAANYTISTTSLTAPGTITSATIIPVLAGTITKVYDGNTTAALTGSNYSFTGNIGADNVALNNPAAGTYDQKEAGNRTVSVNGITLTGADAANYTLSTTSLTAPGTITSATIIPVLAGTISKVYDGNTTAALTGSNYSFTGNIGGDDVALNNPAAGTYDLKEVGNRTVSVSGITLTGTDAVNYTISTTSLTAPGTITSATIIPVLAGTITKVYDGNTTAALTGSNYSFTGKIGADQVAINNPASGTYNLKDVGNRTVNVNGIALTGADAGNYTLSSTSLTAPGTITAAAITPVLAGTITKVYDGNATATLTGANYSFTGQVSGENVTLNNPAAGTYNNALVATGKTVTVNGITLTGTDAGNYVLTTTSLTSANGVITAQPLTITADNKQMIQGTVVPVLTLTYSGFVNGENSSVLLTPANLNTTATNSSVAGNYPITVSGATAANYAITFVNGILTVSPGVPTSISLAAVPLYENKPAGALAGTLSSTSLDPNAVFTYTLVSGSGDTDNALFTITGDQIKTTASLSYKQKSAYSILVRSTTQYGLTLDKQFTINLIDVNEVPTLNPIADVTQCNTTSRQTIALTGITPGPETSQTTTLTVRADKPAMFSDLSVSQGTGGNGTLTYRLANQTVSGTVNITVTVKDNGGTANGGVDTYSRTFVLTVNPLPVLSIVSSAGLEISKGITTTLTASGGTSYVWADAAGIISGQNTAVLTIRPSRTASYTVTALNASGCSSTQLITIKVLDDYRTIDATNIITPNGDGVNDKFIIRNIDMYPDNVVKIFDRAGRLLYTKQGYDNSWDGTISGNPLSEGTYFYVLDFGDGRGKIKGFITLVRNN
- a CDS encoding PorP/SprF family type IX secretion system membrane protein; this encodes MKRNIAIWGLMTGLFLFTAKQSKAQLNPLAAMYYQNQYLGNPAMVGIDRGLSFNLGYRAQWNGTPGSPVTQSVTGNYGVTDRMGLGINVSNDKIGLQRWTRAVGSYAYHLPLNGNGDQLHFGLSFGFSNERLNENLVNGDPTDVGISQYNQRSTYVDGDFGIAYTANRLTLQAALPNLKSVFHKNDLNNLSDQATFYTAASYRLSLSEGEEGVDVEPKVALRGVKGYKDIFDAGANLVFANKRVNVYGLYHSTESYTFGVGMQYQGLNLSGSYTSGTSALRGYVDGNFELSLRIRVF
- a CDS encoding efflux RND transporter periplasmic adaptor subunit, with the protein product MTLSKDDMNIFKTPLAILASLVIFSSCGNHKKDKTADQVKPYPVVTLSPQTANIYTDYPATIQGIQNIEIRPKIDGYVADIFVDEGASVKKGQLLFRINAPQYEQDVKTTEANIKIAQADVNAARMNVDKVKPLVDEDIVSPYQLESAKYTLESKQGALAQANAAMNNAKTNLSYTQIFSPVDGVIGILPYKIGSLVSSTTANPLTTVSNIESIYAYFSINERQGLDFFLAAKGVTMQQKLTTLPPVNLVLANGNILPAAGKVETASGLINAQTGSINMRATFPNHDGLVRSGSSAVVRIPRKMNSALLIPQKATYQIQGKLFVYVVDKSNKVNSVEITTAASTDDAYVIQKGLKAGDRIVADGISNLREGLEIKPTK